One segment of Sphingomonas telluris DNA contains the following:
- a CDS encoding universal stress protein: MPGDEPKRTYLVVIDDSQEARVALRFAARRAIKTNGDVEVLAVVEPQDFVQWGGVQAAFEEEQRLRIEGVVSGSIGEIMDETGVKPQIVIRSGEPSKVVREYFGERQEIAALVLGAAPSGSPGPLVAHFTGPDSGKLPCPVMIIPGSLSDERLEQLS; this comes from the coding sequence ATGCCAGGGGACGAACCGAAACGTACCTATCTCGTCGTCATCGACGACAGCCAGGAGGCGCGCGTCGCGCTTCGCTTCGCTGCCCGCCGCGCGATCAAGACCAATGGCGACGTCGAAGTCCTCGCGGTCGTCGAGCCCCAAGATTTCGTCCAGTGGGGCGGTGTGCAGGCGGCGTTCGAGGAAGAGCAGCGCCTGCGCATCGAAGGCGTGGTCAGTGGCTCCATCGGCGAGATCATGGATGAGACGGGCGTGAAGCCGCAGATCGTCATTCGGTCCGGCGAGCCGAGCAAGGTCGTCCGCGAATATTTCGGCGAGCGGCAGGAAATTGCCGCGTTGGTGCTCGGAGCGGCGCCCTCGGGGAGCCCGGGCCCGCTGGTAGCGCACTTCACGGGACCCGATTCAGGCAAGCTTCCCTGCCCGGTGATGATCATCCCGGGATCGTTGAGCGACGAACGGCTGGAGCAGCTGAGCTAA